The proteins below are encoded in one region of Sebastes fasciatus isolate fSebFas1 chromosome 16, fSebFas1.pri, whole genome shotgun sequence:
- the LOC141752544 gene encoding olfactory receptor 2K2-like — protein sequence MENVTMVTPLKQPIVFELEGFYVPRGHGAFLFFLALLHYMVVLLANGVVLCVIVMDKKLHRPMFVMVCNLVVCNLMGATAVVPRLMIHFLTGQKKIAYIPAIAQAFTVLTYAVAAQTILSVMAYDRYIAVCEPLRYHAIMTSARLYCYCSLAWFVALLSIAVLFSFHMNVPLCGNTIKHVYCSDRAVLLLACSPTPMSNIYGLFSTWFLNTSVFLIIAFSYIRILHVSNIKKFLSILFIIIPPAINPIIYGLVNKELRASIIKHFNNLQVHHKKLEVLWNNS from the exons ATGGAGAACGTAACTATGGTAACTCCTCTCAAACAGCCTATCGTGTTCGAGCTGGAGGGCTTCTACGTACCACGAGGCCACGGCGCCTTCCTGTTCTTCCTGGCTCTGCTTCACTACATGGTAGTGCTGTTGGCGAATGGCGTGGTGCTGTGCGTCATTGTCATGGACAAGAAGCTGCACAGACCCATGTTCGTAATGGTTTGTAATCTGGTAGTCTGTAATCTGATGGGCGCTACGGCGGTGGTGCCTCGCCTCATGATACACTTCTTGACGGGCCAGAAGAAGATCGCCTACATCCCGGCCATCGCCCAGGCCTTCACTGTGCTCACGTATGCCGTCGCAGCGCAGACAATTCTGTCTGTGATGGCCTATGACAG GTACATCGCTGTGTGTGAACCACTCAGGTATCACGCCATCATGACATCAGCTCGGCTGTACTGCTACTGCTCCCTGGCCTGGTTTGTTGCTCTGCTGAGTATTGCTGTGCTCTTCTCCTTCCACATGAATGTCCCACTGTGTGGTAACACCATCAAACACGTCTACTGCAGCGACCGTGCTGTCCTGTTGTTGGCCTGCAGTCCAACCCCCATGAGTAACATCTATG GTTTGTTCTCGACCTGGTTTTTGAACACAAGCGTCTTCCTCATCATCGCTTTCTCCTACATCAGAATCCTGCATGTTTCT AATATCAAGAAGTTCCTCAGCATCCTGTTTATCATAATACCACCAGCCATCAACCCCATTATCTACGGACTGGTTAATAAAGAGTTACGTGCCAGCATCATCAAGCATTTTAACAATTTACAAGTACATCACAAAAAATTAGAGGTGTTATGGAATAATTCTTAG
- the LOC141752545 gene encoding olfactory receptor 2K2-like: MSEKLLSVGRVIDELVFYRTALFWMENVTMVTPLKQPIVFELEGFYVPRGYGAFLFFLALLHYMVVLLANGVVLCVIVMDKKLHRPMFVMVCNLVVCNLMGATAVVPRLMIHFLTGQKKIAYIPAIAQAFTVLTYAVAAQTILSVMAYDRYIAVCEPLRYHAIMTSARLYCYCSLAWFVALLSIAVLFSFHMNVPLCGNTIKHVYCSDRAVLLLACSPTPMSNIYGLFSTWFLNTSVFLIIAFSYIRILHVSVKLGRADSTVRSKAFQTCAPHLVVYLLYGIAAVIIIVSYRFPSLSQNIKKFLSILFIIIPPAINPIIYGLVNKELRASIIKHFNNLQVHHKKLEVLWNNS; the protein is encoded by the exons ATGTCTGAAAAGTTGTTATCTGTTGGGAGGGTTATTGATGAACTTGTCTTTTACAGAACTGCACTGTTTTGGATGGAAAACGTAACTATGGTAACTCCTCTCAAACAGCCTATCGTGTTCGAGCTGGAGGGCTTCTACGTACCACGAGGCTACGGCGCCTTCCTGTTCTTCCTGGCTCTGCTTCACTACATGGTAGTGCTGTTGGCGAATGGCGTGGTGCTGTGCGTCATTGTCATGGACAAGAAGCTGCACAGACCCATGTTCGTAATGGTTTGTAATCTGGTAGTCTGTAATCTGATGGGCGCTACGGCGGTGGTGCCTCGCCTCATGATACACTTCTTGACGGGCCAGAAGAAGATCGCCTACATCCCGGCCATCGCCCAGGCCTTCACTGTGCTCACGTATGCCGTCGCAGCGCAGACAATTCTGTCTGTGATGGCCTATGACAG GTACATCGCTGTGTGTGAACCACTCAGGTATCACGCCATCATGACATCAGCTCGGCTGTACTGCTACTGCTCCCTGGCCTGGTTTGTTGCTCTGCTGAGTATTGCTGTGCTCTTCTCCTTCCACATGAATGTCCCACTGTGTGGTAACACCATCAAACACGTCTACTGCAGCGACCGTGCTGTCCTGTTGTTGGCCTGCAGTCCAACCCCCATGAGTAACATCTATG GTTTGTTCTCGACCTGGTTTTTGAACACAAGCGTCTTCCTCATCATCGCTTTCTCCTACATCAGAATCCTGCATGTTTCTGTAAAACTAGGCCGAGCTGACAGCACCGTCCGCAGTAAGGCCTTTCAGACGTGTGCACCGCACCTTGTTGTGTATTTGCTGTACGGAATAGCTGCAGTGATCATAATTGTGAGTTATAGGTTCCCCTCACTCTCACAGAATATCAAGAAGTTCCTCAGCATCCTGTTTATCATAATACCACCAGCCATCAACCCCATTATCTACGGACTGGTTAATAAAGAGTTACGTGCCAGCATCATCAAGCATTTTAACAATTTACAAGTACATCACAAAAAATTAGAGGTGTTATGGAATAATTCTTAG
- the LOC141752546 gene encoding olfactory receptor 2K2-like, which yields MVTPLKQPIVFELEGFYVPRGYGAFLFFLALLHYMVVLLANGVVLCVIVMDKNLHRPMFVMVCNLVVCNLMGATAVIPRLMMHFLTGQKKIAYIPAIAQAFTVLTYSVVAQTILVVMAYDRYIAVCEPLRYHAIMTSARLYCCCSLAWFVALLSIAVLFSFHMNVPLCGNTIKHVYCSDRAVLLLACSPTPKSNIYGQCIRLFSTWFLNTSVFLIIAFSYIRILHVSVKLGRADSTVRSKAFQTCAPHLVVYLLYGIAAVIIIVSYRFPSLSQNIKKFLSILFIIIPPAINPIIYGLVNKELRASIIKHFNNLQVHHKK from the exons ATGGTAACTCCTCTCAAACAGCCTATCGTGTTCGAGCTGGAGGGCTTCTACGTACCACGAGGCTACGGCGCCTTCCTGTTCTTCCTGGCTCTGCTTCACTACATGGTAGTGCTGTTGGCGAATGGCGTGGTGCTGTGCGTCATTGTCATGGATAAGAACCTGCACAGACCCATGTTCGTAATGGTTTGTAATCTGGTAGTCTGTAATCTGATGGGCGCTACGGCGGTGATTCCTCGCCTCATGATGCACTTCTTGACTGGCCAGAAGAAGATCGCCTACATCCCGGCCATCGCCCAGGCCTTCACTGTGCTCACGTATAGCGTCGTAGCGCAGACAATTCTGGTTGTGATGGCCTATGACAG GTACATCGCTGTGTGTGAACCACTCAGGTATCACGCCATCATGACATCAGCTCGGctgtactgctgctgctccctggCCTGGTTTGTTGCTCTGCTGAGTATTGCTGTGCTCTTCTCCTTCCACATGAATGTCCCACTGTGTGGTAACACCATCAAACACGTCTACTGCAGCGACCGTGCTGTCCTGTTGTTGGCCTGCAGTCCAACCCCCAAAAGTAACATCTATGGTCAGTGCATTC GTTTGTTCTCGACCTGGTTTTTGAACACAAGCGTCTTCCTCATCATCGCTTTCTCCTACATCAGAATCCTGCATGTTTCTGTAAAACTAGGCCGAGCTGACAGCACCGTCCGCAGTAAGGCCTTTCAGACGTGTGCACCGCACCTTGTTGTGTATTTGCTGTACGGAATAGCTGCAGTGATCATAATTGTGAGTTATAGGTTCCCCTCACTCTCACAGAATATCAAGAAGTTCCTCAGCATCCTGTTTATCATAATACCACCAGCCATCAACCCCATTATCTACGGACTGGTCAATAAAGAGTTACGTGCCAGCATCATCAAGCATTTTAACAATTTACAAGTACATCACAAAAAATGA
- the LOC141752573 gene encoding olfactory receptor 52N5-like → MENYTYDSFTLQLEGLNVSKDSLYSVFLLFFFSYLFLMVANVGIAALVFIDRNLHQPMYLLFCNLPFNDILGNSIMVPRLLLDMLRPPSERLISYYECVVQAFTSHMFGTTTHTVLMIMAFDRYVAICNPLRYAAIMTNKMVIKLTVFAWGVAFVLVAILLGLTVRLNRCRTLITNPYCDNASLFKLSCDSVFINNVYGLTFTVVLFTGSIGCMVLTYTRITVVCLTSNNKSLNSKALKTCSTHLVLYLIMLISGFIAIILHRFPQYSDYRKLSAILFHVIPASLNPIIYGVQSAEICKSLSKLFRSKPVVPLF, encoded by the coding sequence ATGGAAAACTACACCTACGACAGCTTCACACTCCAGCTGGAGGGGTTAAATGTTTCCAAAGATTCTCTGTACTCtgtgtttctcctcttctttttctcttacCTGTTCTTAATGGTTGCAAATGTAGGCATTGCTGCTCTAGTTTTCATTGACAGAAACCTTCACCAGCCCATGTACCTCCTTTTTTGCAACCTGCCCTTCAATGACATTCTTGGAAATTCTATCATGGTGCCTCGTTTGCTTCTAGACATGTTGAGGCCTCCCTCTGAGCGCCTCATCAGTTATTATGAATGTGTGGTCCAAGCTTTTACCTCACACATGTTTGGTACCACCACCCACACAGTGCTCATGATTATGGCCTTTGACAGATACGTGGCCATCTGTAATCCCCTGCGCTACGCCGCTATAATGACCAACAAAATGGTGATCAAGCTGACGGTTTTCGCATGGGGGGTGGCCTTTGTTTTGGTGGCCATTCTGCTCGGTCTGACTGTACGACTGAACCGATGTAGGACTCTGATCACAAACCCTTACTGTGACAACGCCTCGCTGTTTAAACTCTCCTGTGACAGTGTGTTTATTAATAATGTGTACGGCCTCACGTTCACCGTGGTCCTGTTCACAGGCTCTATAGGCTGCATGGTTCTCACCTATACCAGGATCACAGTAGTCTGTCTGACCAGCAACAACAAGTCTTTGAACAGTAAAGCCTTGAAGACCTGCAGCACTCACCTGGTTCTGTATCTGATCATGTTGATCAGTGGATTTATTGCCATTATTCTGCATCGCTTCCCTCAGTACTCAGACTACAGGAAACTTTCTGCCATTCTGTTTCACGTCATCCCCGCCAGCCTCAACCCCATCATCTACGGCGTGCAGTCGGCAGAAATCTGCAAATCCTTGTCCAAATTATTCCGATCCAAACCAGTTGTGCCATTATTCTGA
- the LOC141752724 gene encoding olfactory receptor 52N5-like, with product MDNVTFNMDTLLLEGLKVNPQSSVPAFILLLLIYIFIMVSNMSLAVLIFTESSLHQPMYLLFCNMSINDVFGATAVIPRLIIDIFIPITERYIHYYECVIQAFCAHFHGGTSHTVLMIMAFDRYVAICNPLRYATIMTNRMVVKLSVSAWGVAFVLIAVSVGLSVRLSRCRRIIFNPFCDNASLFKLSCENVIINHIYGLCSAMGLMAVSLCTVTLTYLQIAKVCLSSKNKALNSRALQTCASHLAVYIILLLSGGVIIALHRFPRLADERKLASILFHLVPPSMNAAIYGLQIKEIRQKVRIAFKMNKKTASEVK from the coding sequence ATGGACAACGTAACGTTCAACATGGATACTCTGCTCCTGGAGGGGTTAAAGGTCAACCCCCAGTCCTCTGTTCCagccttcatcctcctcctcctcatctacaTCTTCATCATGGTGTCCAACATGAGCCTGGCGGTGCTGATCTTCACAGAGAGCAGCCTCCACCAGCCCATGTACCTGCTCTTCTGCAACATGAGTATTAACGATGTGTTCGGGGCGACGGCCGTCATCCCTCGCCTCATAATTGACATCTTTATTCCGATCACGGAGCGGTACATTCATTACTACGAGTGTGTCATTCAGGCTTTCTGCGCTCACTTTCACGGAGGCACGTCACACACCGTGCTCATGATTATGGCTTTCGACCGCTACGTGGCCATCTGCAACCCGCTGCGATACGCCACCATCATGACCAACCGGATGGTGGTGAAGCTGTCGGTGTCGGCCTGGGGGGTAGCTTTTGTCCTGATAGCGGTTAGTGTAGGCCTCAGCGTCCGCCTGTCGCGCTGCAGGCGGATCATATTCAACCCGTTCTGCGACAACGCCTCCTTGTTCAAGCTGTCGTGTGAAAACGTCATCATCAACCATATCTACGGCCTCTGCAGCGCCATGGGCCTGATGGCCGTGTCCCTGTGCACCGTCACACTCACCTACCTGCAGATCGCCAAAGTGTGTCTGAGCAGTAAGAACAAGGCGCTGAACAGCCGGGCGCTGCAGACCTGCGCCTCCCACCTGGCCGTGTACATCATCCTGCTCTTGTCGGGCGGCGTCATCATCGCCCTCCATCGTTTCCCTCGCTTGGCGGACGAAAGGAAGCTGGCGTCCATCTTGTTCCACTTGGTTCCTCCTTCCATGAACGCCGCCATCTACGGCCTGCAAATCAAAGAGATCAGACAGAAAGTTAGGATcgcatttaaaatgaataaaaagacgGCGTCGGAGGTGAAATGA
- the LOC141752738 gene encoding olfactory receptor 52N5-like, translated as MDNKTLNMDVLLLEGLKVNPQSSVPAFVLLLLIYIFIMVSNIGLAVLIFMESSLHQPMYLLFCNMSINDVFGATTIIPRLLRDIFTPITERYIHYYECVIQAFCAHFHAGSTHTVLMIMAFDRYVAICNPLRYATIMTNRMVVKLSVLAWGVAFLLVGILVGLSVRLSRCRWTIFNPFCDNASLFKLSCESVLINNIYGLGYTVVLMGSSVGSVTLTYLKIAVVCLSSKNKALNSRALQTCASHLAVYIIIFVSCGVIVVFHRFPHLSDLRKLASILLHVVPPAMNPIIYGLQIKAIRQKMFIMFTRST; from the coding sequence ATGGACAACAAAACTCTCAACATGGATGTTCTGCTCCTGGAGGGGTTAAAGGTCAACCCGCAGTCCTCTGTTCCAgccttcgtcctcctcctcctcatctacaTCTTCATCATGGTATCCAACATCGGCCTGGCGGTGCTGATCTTCATGGAGAGCAGCCTCCACCAGCCCATGTACCTGCTCTTCTGCAACATGAGTATTAACGATGTGTTCGGGGCGACGACCATCATCCCTCGCTTGTTACGGGACATCTTCACTCCGATCACGGAGCGGTACATTCATTACTACGAGTGTGTCATTCAGGCTTTCTGCGCTCACTTTCACGCAGGCAGCACACACACCGTGCTCATGATCATGGCCTTCGACCGCTACGTGGCCATCTGCAACCCGCTGCGATACGCCACCATCATGACCAACCGGATGGTGGTGAAGCTGTCGGTGCTGGCCTGGGGTGTAGCTTTCTTGTTGGTGGGGATCCTCGTGGGCCTCAGCGTCCGCCTGTCGCGCTGCAGGTGGACGATATTCAACCCGTTCTGCGACAACGCCTCCTTGTTCAAGCTGTCGTGTGAAAGCGTCCTCATCAATAACATCTACGGCCTCGGCTACACGGTGGTCCTGATGGGCTCCTCCGTCGGCAGCGTGACGCTCACCTACCTGAAGATCGCCGTGGTGTGTCTGAGCAGTAAGAACAAGGCGCTGAACAGCCGGGCGCTGCAGACCTGCGCCTCCCACCTGGCCGTGTACATCATCATTTTTGTGTCGTGCGGCGTCATCGTCGTCTTCCATCGTTTCCCTCACTTATCAGACCTCAGGAAGCTGGCGTCCATCCTGTTGCACGTGGTTCCTCCCGCCATGAACCCTATCATCTACGGACTGCAGATCAAAGCCATCAGACAGAAAATGTTCATAATGTTCACCAGGAGTACATGA